In Paenibacillus sonchi, the genomic stretch GCTTACCTTCGGAGATGTAGATTTCAAAAAGCTGCGCAATGGCATTTATGTGGGACAATTCACAGGCACTAAGGATCATTTCAGAGATACCAAGGTTCAGGTAACCATCCGCGGGGGACAGATCTCAGATATTCAAATACTCAAAGGCGCTTTAGATAAACAAGGAAAACCGTTGGAACTGAAGAGGGGGCAAAGCATAGCTGATTTGTTTGGCCATGTGATAGAGTCGCAATCGCTCCAGGTAGATGTCATCAGCGGCGCGACGCTTACCTCCAAAGCACATCTTAAAGCACTGGAAAATGCGCTAAAGCAGGCGCAGTCAGAATAATTTGTAAGAGGAGGATTCATATGAACATTGCAGTCATTTCGTATTCTTTTACCGGAAACAATAAGTCTTTAGCGGGGAGCGTAGCCAAAGAGCTGTCGGCAGAGCATATCCAAATTTCCGAACCGAAAACCCGTACGATGGGCTCAATTGCCCTGGACATGATGTTCAGCAGGACACCGCAGGTACAGCCGGCACCGGAAACCATGGAAAGATATGATTTGCTTCTCTTTTTCGGGCCCGTTTGGATGGGCCATGTGGCCGCTCCGCTCCGCGCATATCTCAAGTATCTGAAGTCACATCCGCAGAGGTACGGGTTCCTGTCCATCAGCGGTGGAGCGGACGGCTCCAACCCGAAGCTGACAGGCGATCTCCGCAAAAGAGCAGGTGCAGATCCCGCTGTACTTATCGACCTGCATATAGCTGACCTATTGCCTA encodes the following:
- a CDS encoding flavodoxin family protein, which encodes MNIAVISYSFTGNNKSLAGSVAKELSAEHIQISEPKTRTMGSIALDMMFSRTPQVQPAPETMERYDLLLFFGPVWMGHVAAPLRAYLKYLKSHPQRYGFLSISGGADGSNPKLTGDLRKRAGADPAVLIDLHIADLLPNREKTVRKDTSAYRLNDSDIHTLTHTMMKKLREDNRLG
- a CDS encoding FMN-binding protein, with the translated sequence MGISAGRKRKTKRWTVIFMMLGVIALLIGGGILFSAPGRREVGRLTFGDVDFKKLRNGIYVGQFTGTKDHFRDTKVQVTIRGGQISDIQILKGALDKQGKPLELKRGQSIADLFGHVIESQSLQVDVISGATLTSKAHLKALENALKQAQSE